The nucleotide window aaatgacatttgaaattctttttgttacacttctatattttctatcctatatatttctctatatttcTTCCGAATTCGGTTGATTGGTTATAACTAATCAAACATTCCTCGGCTTTCAGTGGaagttaagaaaaaagaatcgaccCTTTAAGTATCCCAATTGCATGGGAAAAATGGCATGaagagaaagatatataaaggATATATATCAATCTATATTGAATTGCCGAtacagaaatgataaaattcaatttgattgAATCAAATACGGGTTTCCTATAGGtaagaaaaaatactttttcgaGATAGTAACCgctatctaataaattaaaaggttccaatagaaattataaatgaaagaaaaaaggaataatattcgaaatattcgaataaaatcttaatctcAAAACAAAAGACAAAAGGAAGGGGATATGGCGAAATCGGTAGACGCTACGGACTTAATTGGATTGAGCCTTGGTATGGAAACCTACTAAGTGATAACTTTCAAATTCAGAGAAACCccggaattaataaaaatgggcAATCCTGAGCCAAATCCTGTTTTTGTTTTCTCAAAACAAAGGttcaaaaaacgaaaaaggatAGGTGCAGAGACTCAATGGAAGCTGTTCTAACAAATGGAGTTGATTGCACTGCACTGGTAGAGGAATCTTTCCCTGGAAACTTTAGAAAGGATGAAGGATAAACGCATCTAGTGAATACTATATCAAATGATTAATGATGGGCCcgaatctgtttttttttaatatgaaaaatggaaaaatttgtgTGAATTGATTCCAcgttgaagaaaaattgaatattcatcaCCTCATTCACTCCATAGTCCGATAGTTCTTTTAAAGAACTGATTAATCGGACGAGAATAAAGATAGAGTCCCATTCTACATGTCAATACCGGcaacaatgaaatttatagtaaGAGGAAAATCCGTCGACTTTAAAAATCGTGAGGGTTCAAGTCCCTCTATCCCCAAAAGCCTATCTGGCCCCTAAGATATTCACCCTATACCCCCTTTTCGTTAGTGGTTCcaaattttcctttatcttTCTGATTCTTTGACAAATGTATTGGGGTGTAAATGACTTTCTCTTATCACATGTGATATAACATACACATTCCAAATGAAGCAAGGAATACCAATGTGAATGATTCACAAAATCGCATTGAAATTACAGGACTTGGAGAAAACTTTGTAATCCCCTTATCCCTTTAATTGACATCGACTCCAGTCATCTAATAAAATGAGGGTGGGGTGCTACATTGGAAATGGTCAGGATAGCTCAGCTGGTAGAGCAGAGGACTGAAAATCCTCGTGTCACCAGTTCAAATCTGGTTCCTGACAcatgattctatttttcttttaaatcttatttttataaattaattgatatgaagcgagatatatattgatttcgaATCTGGATCATAatacatactttttttttatctatcttcGTGAGATATACCCCATCTATAAAATGCTATAAAATAGATGggaaaagtttcttaaaaaaagcaaatgaaattctattttctctttttttttctttcattcaaaaagaatgttaatacttcatacatatttcatatttgaaagGGTAAATTGGTTTGTTGAAAGAACAAAAGTCAAAGTTGAAATAGACAAGATTCGGCTCGGatacaatacaaataaatcgaattcgaTACCCTTTCATTTCTTGGTATTTTCATTCCTATTCGAGTTCTTAATTCGTCTCGACATGACTTTCTATATTCTAGAACCGGTCTAAACAATAGGCGCACAGTATAAGGTTCATGGTGGAAAACTCCTTTGATTCATCCTATTGGTTCGGCTCATACGAAATAAGTATCTTCCAAATAAATCTAAGAATCCCAACAAATCCCCAATTCTACTTTTTTTGTTGGCCTATTCACAATTCCCTAATCTAATACAAAGAGACTTCGATTATTCTGGTTAATCTAGAACAGAAAGTCCAATCCTTGAAtctctgaaattttataagtggAAATGACTTTCTTATCATTCAATGAGCATcttgtatttcataaaaatcggGAAATATAATCCTTACGCAAGGGCCATCTATCCAACTTTCAGGCATTAAGATACGTTTCAAGCGTGGATGATTATCATAAGAGATTCCCAACATATCATAGGATTCTCGTTCTTGAAAATCCGCGCTTTTCCAAACCCAGAAAACGGACGGAATTCTAGGATTCCTCCTTGAGGCAAATACTTTTATGCATACCTCTTCTGGTTGATCCACACCATACTCTATTCTGGTAAGATGATATACACTAGCTAACAGTCCACCAGGTGCTACATCATAGGCACATTGGGAGCGTAGATAATTGTAAccatatacgtataaaatgaCGGCAATAGAATGCCAATCCTCAGGCTTTATTTGTAAAGTCTCTATTCCTTGATAATCAAAGCCCAAAGATCTATGAATTATCCCATGCTTGACTAGCCAAGCAGATAAACGACCCTGCATCTTTTTATCTcccacatttttatatttttatttagaatagttCACATTCTCGAgcaaattgatgaaaattaacCCGCTACTTGTTATTCTGTACAAAAAGGAGTACTGCCTAATTCACTAATTCGTGAGAAGAtactgaattttatatttgaaaaagttttcaGTAGGGATCTCTGAAGTAGATGGCGGTTGATAGAGGAATCTTTGATCATAATTTCCAGTATGAATACTGCGTCCAACATGAAACTTGTGATTGGTTGTAAAACATCGATTTTCTTGTTGAGAcctaattctattttcatagaTTTCTCGAGATATTTTCTTACGAAGTTTTGTTATAGCATCTATAACTGCTTCCGGTTTAGGGGGACAACCCGGCAAATAGACATCCACGGGAATTAGTTTATCGACTCCCCGAACAGTACTATAAGAATCGGTACTGAACATCCCTCCTGTAATTGTACAGGCTCCCATAGCAATAACATATTTTGGTTCGGGCATTTGCTCATATAATCTCACCAAGGAGGGCCATTTTCATTGTTACTGTTCCGGCTGTTAAAATTAGATCCGCTTGTCTAGGACTCGATCTTGGTACTAGTCCATAACGATCAAAGTCAAACCGCGATCCTATTAGTGAAGcaaattcaataaaacaaCAACTGGTACCATAGAGAAGCGGCCATAAACTGGAGAGTCTTGACCAATTTGAAAGATCATTTAATGTAGTTGAAATAACTGAAATTTCGGCTGTTCGATTAAGTAAAGGAAACTCAATGGAATTCATaacttttcaatctttttcccttttcttttattgtctGAATAGTCAGGAGCTAAGACCATTCCAATGCTCCCTTCCGCCATGCATAAACTAAACCAACAATTAAGATAAGCACGAAAATTAAAGCTTCTATAAATACAGATACGCCCAATACATCGAAACTCATTGCCCATGGGTACAGAAAAACAGTTTCTACATCAAAAATCACAAAAACTAGAGCAAACATATAGTAACGGATTCTAAATTGTAACCAAGCGTTGCCCATTGGTTCTATACCCGATTCGTAACTAGAAAGTTTCTCCGGCCCTTTTCTAATCGGGGCTAAAATcccagaaattaaaaatgccaAAATAGGAATAAGACttgatattattagaaatgcccaaaaatatcatattcgtAAAGCAAAAACATAGACGCACTCCTATGAACGTGGAAAATATACCGGATTGGTTGATTCGAATTGAAGTTGTAAAGTCATCGATAACTAGTTAGTCAAAACAAGAATTCATTTTGACCAAACCATCTAGTTTCCTTTGATTATTGCAGGGCATATCTCATTTCAAGATTTATCGACTGACTTGATCAGGATCCTATTTCCAGTCtacttaattctattattttattcagtttttagttcaattttatttaattgctttAGTAATTGCTTTAGTTAGTATAACCCTAGATGTTACACTTAGacaaattttcttgttttcacCTGGGATTCTTCCTAAAGAAAGCAACATAGAATTCTTATTTTGTGTTTAAGGTGTttaagaatttcgaatttattattcttttgattatttgtatttgaattttctttataaaaatgcgAGTTCgaaatttggattttttagGAATAGAGTCGGGAGTTTTTTTCTTAGTAATTTAGAATAGAACAAGTATTCAAATGTAAGAGAATGGGTAGGTATTTCCATCTCAGGATTTCGAATATCTTAATCTTAGTGTTGGTATATTCCGTTTCTTAGATCTGGGTGGGGTTTTCTCTTGATTGAATACAGAAAAAGAACCCCTTTTTGTTTTGGTGTGCTTCGCCGGGTCTTGGTCAGGTATACCAAAGAAAAGGAGTATCACTGGCTTAACTCCTTGATTGTGGGCAGGAAAATTCATATGTAATTTCCCTCCGACGATTAAGGACGAAGGGTTGGTTTGTTTGGAAAAAGATCGACTCGATCCCTTGAAATACGTTTTTCGGTTTTCTGTTCTGCTTTAAACAATTCCCGTGAGTGAGTTTCTAGGACAAATTTAGTTTCGTTTCGATGAACCAACCGGTCAGTTACAAGTTACAAGCAACAAACAAGAAtgaagaaatcaaaattatacaattttttctttcaaatgaaaatttgaattttattcatttttttatagggCTCTAGGGCTATACGGACTCGAACCGTAGACCTTCTCGGTAAAACAGatcaaacttattattatcaaaatgatCTGAACTGTTTCAAAGACCCAACATGCATTTTTTTGCATTGGGCTCTTTCATTAACTGATAGAAATATCAGCCAATCCgccatattttttcttgacaGAAAATAAGGAGATGGCTCCATGTGCTCTGATTCATTATTTGGGATTCTAATTCAGGAGCACTACCAAAGTGTTTCAAGGGTGAAGTTATTTTGACATAGGTCTGCCTTTGGCCTagaattttaagttaaatgaAGTCTCTATCGTCCGGCTTAAAAATCCAATATGAAACTTCATACACCTTCAAGTTCATAGGACGAAAAGAGATTTTTGAGGGCCTTATACTCATTATGCCTAGCATTAAATATACTGGTATTCACCTTATCAATATCTCAAGATGGAGCCCGCTTGGTACCTAACAAGGCACTCAAATAGGACCGAACCTCTCGTCAAGCTATTGTTCTCTTAAAGTTATTATGGAGTAAGACATCGATTTCTCAATAAGATCCATTTTTGAATTGTATGGCGGATTCCCTGAAAAACATTGGCGCGCGTGTAAACGAGGTGCTCTACCAACTGAGCTATAGCCCTTAGTGCTTGTGATGCATATTTTATcatgtatataatttgttgtCAAGATGAATATTCTATGATCCAACATCCTAAATTTTTGAGTGGTATTGGTTCGATTCTTATTGCTTATaaagaatatgatatttataatccaTCGATAGAATGGGTTCCATTTGGTTCTCTTTGGGATGATGAATGACCTACTTAACTCAGTGGTTAGAGTATTGCTTTCATACGGCGGGAGTCATTGGTTCAAATCCAATAGTAGGTAGAACTTATTAGATACCGGAGGCAATGGTATCTAATAAGTTTTTGCCCCACCCTttaatctattctatttttatagattttgtatttttatttatttcatttttgaattgcGTTGTATCAAAATTGGATTCTGCTTGATTGGATTCTGTCAAGTGAATCcaatcaaattcaattataggCAGAACCtcttttgattatttgaaCGCACCAACTAGTTATGAAATTGCATTGACAGCCTCGACTCTTGTCCTAGCTCGCCGGAGAGCTAGATTTGCCTCAATTATTTGTCTCTTTCCTTCAGCTTTTCTCAAATTAGCTTCTGCTATTTCAAGAGTTTGCTGAGCTTCTTGTGGATCAATATCACTACCCTTTTCCGCATCATTTACTAAAACAGTGATCTCATTATTGCCTATTCTAGCAAAACCGCCCATCAGAGCCATCGTTAACCATTGGTCCTTCAGGCGTATTCTCAAAATCCCTATATCTACTGCTGTAGCAATAGGAGCATGATTTGGTAATACGCCAATTTGACCACTATTTGTagataaaatgatttctttcACTTCTGAATCCCAAACAATTCGATTAGGGTCAGTACACAAAGATTTAAAGTCATTTCTTCAAATTGCTCTCCATTTCTAAGTTCATAGCCTTCGCGGTAGCTTCATCGATATTACCTACTAAATAAAAGGCCTGCTCAGGAAGACCATCTAATTCCCCGGAAAGGATCAATTGAAACCCTTTAATGGTTTCTGCTAGACCAACATATTTCCCTGGAGAACCGGTAAATACTTCGGCTACAAAAAGGGTTGTGATAAGAAACGCTCAATTTTTCGCGCTCTTGCTACGGTTAAACGATCCTCTTCGGATAATTCGTCCAACCCAAGGATAGCTATAATGTCCTGAAGTTCTTTATAACGTTGTAAAGTTTGCTTAACTCTTTGCGCAGTTTCATAATGTTCCTCGCCAACGATCCGAGGTTGAAGCATGGTTGAGGTTGAATCTAAAGGATCTACTGCTGGATAGATCCCTTTGGCAGCTAATCCTCTTGATAGTACGGTAGTAGCATCTAAATGTGCAAATGTCGTAGCAGGGGCAGGATCGGTCAAATCGTCTGCAGGTACATAAACCGCTTGAATAGAAGTTATGGACCCTTCTTTGGTAGAAGTAATTCTTTCTTGTAAAGAGCCCATTTCGGTACTCAGGGTGGGTTGATAACCGACAGCGGAAGGCATTCTACCCAATAAGGCCGATACTTCGGATCCTGCTTGAACGAAACGGAAGATATTGTCGATAAATAGAAGTACATCTTGTTCATTAACATCTCGGAAATATTCCGCCATTGTTAGGGCAGTCAAACCAACTCTCATACGAGCTCCTGGCGGTTCATTCATCTGGCCATAAACTAAAGCCACTTTCGATTCtgcaatattttcttcattaatcaCTCCAGATTCTTTCATTTCCATGTAAAGATCATTTCCTTCACGAGTACGTTCACCCACTCCGCCAATACGGATACGCCCCCATGGGCTTTGgcaatattgttaattaattccatAATGAGTACCGTTTTACCAACCCCAGCTCCCCCAAATAGTCCGATTTTTCCCCGCGGCGATAAGGTGCTAAAAGATCTACTACTTTAATTCCtgtttcaaaaatagataattttgtaTCTAACTGTATAAAGGCAGGCGCGGATCGATGAATAGGAAATGTTGTACGAGTATCTACAGGACCTAAATTATCAACAGGCTCTCCAAGCACATTAAAAATTCGTCCTAGAGTCGCTCCACCGACCGGAACACTTAGAGGAGCTCCCGTATCAATCACTTCCATTCCTCTCATCAGACCATCTGTAGCACTCATAGCTACAGCTCTAACTCGATTATTTCCTAATAATTGCTGTACCTCACAAGTGACATTAATTGTTTGACCAACAGTATCTCGACCCTTAACTACCAGAgcgttataaatattaggCATCTGGCCTGGCGGAAAAGCTACATCTAGTACCGGACCAATGATTTGGATGATACGCCCCAGGTTTTTTTCAAGCGTGGAAACCCCAGAACCAGAAGTAGTaggattaattatcataatataagaataataaataaaaaaatatgtcgaaattttttgtgaaaattatcgaattcaaaataaatgtcCGATAGTACGTCGATCAGTTAATTCAATAACAAATGGGAGTTAGCACtctattctattttgttgATGCCCTCCAATTGAATCCAATTCAATCGTTTACTATTCAATGATCAATGAGTGAATTTGCAAACTCAACCAagctattttcaaaatttgaagtGGATGAATAAAGATCTTGAGAAAGTTTTTCATTTGTCTATCATTATAGACAATCtcatctatattataattatagaaaatattctatgGAATTCGAACCCGAACTCTATTTCCATTACGATTCATTATTTCTATACTTATTCTTATTggcttttcttatttttatttcagcaTATCGATTTAGGTCTATAGCctattcttttcgtttttttatacCCTTTCATCATCATTTCATAGATGAATTACGTCTATTTTCACATCTAGGATTTACATATACAACATATATCACTGTCAAGATGTCAAGaggaaatttcttattaattaggTTAGGTATTTCGATTCCAAAAAgatcaaaaagaaaagtggGGTTGCGctatatatatgaaagagTATACAATAATGATGTGTTTGGTAAATCAAATACCATGGTCTAATAATCAAACATTTTGATTAGttgataatattagtatttagTTGGGAAGTTTGTGAAAGATTCCTGTGAAAAGTTTCATTAACGCCCAATTCATTCGTGTCGAGTAGACCTTGTTGTTGTCAGAATTCTTAATTCATGAGTTGTAGGGAGGATTTATGTCACCACAAACAGAGACTAAAGCAAGTGTTGGATTCAAAGCGGGTGTTAAAGAGTACAAATTGACTTATTATACTCCTGAATACGAAACCAAAGATACTGATATCTTGGCAGCATTTCGAGTAACTCCTCAACCTGGAGTTCCGCCTGAAGAAGCAGGGCCGCGGTAGCTGCCGAATCTTCTACTGGTACATGGACAACTGTGTGGACCGATGGACTTACCAGCCTTGATCGTTACAAAGGGCGATGCTACCACATCGAGCCCGTTATTGGAGAAAAAGATCAATATATCTGTTATGTAGCTTACCCTTTAGACCTTTTTGAAGAAGGTTCTGTTACTAACATGTTTACTTCCATTGTAGGAAATGTATTTGGATTCAAAGCCCTACGTGCTCTACGTCTGGAAGATCTGCGAATTCCTACTgcttatattaaaactttccAAGGCCCGCCTCATGGGATCCAAGTTGAGagagataaattaaacaaGTACGGTCGTCCTCTGCTGGGATGTACTATTAAACCTAAATTGGGGTTATCTGCTAAAAACTATGGTAGAGCGGTTTATGAATGTCTTCGCGGTGGACTTGATTTTACCAAAGATGATGAGAACGTGAACTCCCAGCCATTTATGCGTTGGAGAGACTGCTTCTTATTTTGTGCCGAAGCAATTTATAAAGCACAGGCTGAAACAGGTGAAATTAAAGGGCATTACTTGAATGCTACTGCGGGTACATGCGAAGAAATGATGAAAAGAGCTATATTTGCTAGAGAATTGGGAGTTCCTATCGTAATGCATGACTACTTAACAGGAGGATTCACCGCAAATACCAGTTTGGCTCATTATTGCCGAGATAATGGCTTACTTCTTCACATTCACCGTGCAATGCATGCAGTTATTGATAGACAGAAGAATCATGGTATGCACTTCCGTGTACTAGCTAAAGCGTTACGTCTGTCCGGTGGAGATCATATTCATGCTGGTACCGTAGTAGGTAAACttgaaggagagagagatattACTTTAGGCTTTGTTGATTTACTGCGTGatgattttgttgaaaaagatAGAAGTCGCGGTATTTATTTCACTCAAGATTGGGTCTCCCTGCCTGGTGTTATTCCTGTGGCTTCAGGGGGTATTCACGTTTGGCATATGCCTGCTTTGACTGAGATCTTTGGAGACGATTCCGTACTACAGTTCGGTGGAGGAACTTTAGGACATCCTTGGGGTAATGCGCCAGGTGCCGTAGCTAACCGAGTAGCTCTAGAAGCGTGTGTACAAGCTCGTAATGAAGGACGTGATCTTGCTACTGAGGGTAATGCAATTATCCGTGAAGCTTGCAAATGGAGTCCTGAACTAGCTGCCGCTTGTGAGGTATggaaagaaatcaaatttgagTTTAAAGCAGTGGATGTTTTGGATCcagaaaaataaggaaaatgaaaagtaattACTCTCTGTTCTCTTAATTGAATTGCAATTAAACTCGGCCCAATCTTTTACTATTAAAGGATTGAGCCGAATACAAAGATTCTAGTGCATTGCACGTATTTTGGATAAATACACATATctctatatatttgaaatagaaatctaAGACTCGCATTTTTCTATTGTTGTCTTGGATCCACAATTAAACCTATGGATCCTTAGGATtggtatattctttatatatcctGTAGTTTCCCCGAATCAAGCGAAGTATCATAAATCTTTCGACCCATCCTGTATATTGTCTTTTTCGTTCCGTGCTGGAATAGAgtcttaatttattacttgttATTAGACgagattttacaaaaaaattctttctagtAGAGAACAAACATTTCTTTTGTTCGATGCAAAGAGGCAGAGGAAAAACCCTTTTTCTCATTCTattgaatttagaataaaagagattccatcatattcatatatccTATTTATAGTGAAGTCTTACCTCCGGATTTCCACAAAAGAGAATCCCTATTCACACTTCCTATTAGCTATTAGTAGTGATTGAATTTCTATGTTTAGTTTGATAGGAAAtaagatattcaaataaaaataaagaattgtgGATCGAATGACTATTCatctattgtatttttatacaaataggGGCAAGAAAACTCTATGGAAAGGTGGTGGTTTAATTCGACGGTGTTTAAGAAGGAGTTAGAACGCGGGTatggaataaagaaattaacgcACAATCTTAGTCCTTTTGAAAATACTAGTGAGATTGAAGATCCTAATCGAAAAGGTAGGGCTAAAAACATTCATAGTTGCAGGGGTCGTGGCAATTCTAGTTACAGTGATGTTGGTCGTTTATTTGGCATCAAAGACATTCGGAATTTCATCTCTGATGATACTTTTTTAGTTAGGGATAGTAATGGAGACAGttattctatctattttgatatagaaaatcaaattttgagATTGACAGCGATCATTCTTTTCTGAGTGAACTAGAAAGTTCTTTTTCTAGTTATCGCAATTCTAGTTATATGAATAACGGATCTACGAATGAAGATTCCTTATACAATCGTTACATGTATGATACTCAATCGAGTTGGAATAATCACATTACTAGTTGCATTGACAGTTATCTTCAGTCTCAAATCTGTATTGATACGTCCATTGTAAGTGATAGTAGTGACGGTTACATTTCTAGGTGCGTTTTTGATAAACGTAAAACTAGTAGTGAAAGTGGGGGTCCAGTATACGAACCCGCGCGAAGAGTAGTGATTTAACTCTAAGAGAAAGGTCTAGTGATCTTGATGCAACTCAAAAATACAGGCATTTGTGGGTTCAATGCGAAAATTGTTatggattaaattataagaaattttgaaatcaaaatgaatatttgtgaACAGTGTGGATACCATTTGAAAATGAGTAGTTCAGAAAGAATCGAAGTTTTGATCGATCCCGGTACTTGGGACCCTATGGATGAAGACATGGTCTCTCTGGATCCCATTGGATTTCATTCAGAGGAGGAGCCATATAAAGATCGTATTGATTCTTATCAAAGAAAGACAGGATTAACTGAGGCTGTTCAAACAGGCGTAGGTCAACTAAATGGTATTCCCGTAGCAATTGGGGTTATGGATTTTCAGTTTATGGGGGTAGTATGGGATCCGTAGTCGGGGAGAAAATCACCCGTTTGATTGAGTACGCTACCAATCAATTTCTACCTCTTATTATAGTGTGCGCTTCGGGAGCGCGCATGCAAGAAGGGAGTTTGAGCTTGATGCAAATGGCTAAAATATCGTCTGctttatttgattatcaatcaaataaaaagttattgtaTGTATCAATCCTTACATCTCCTACTACTGGTGGGGTAACAGCTAGTTTTGGTATGTTGggagatattattattgccgAACCAAATTCCTACATTGCATTTGCGGGTAAAAGAGTAATTGAACAAACATTGAATAAAACAGTACCCGAAGGTTCACAAGCGGCTGAATATTTATTCCAGAAGGGCTTATTCGACTTAATCGTACCGcgtaatcttttaaaaagcGTTCTGAGTGAGTTATTTAAGCTCCACGCCTTCTTTCCTTTGAATTCCAATTCAATCAAGTAGAGCGCACTaagttcaattattttatttgtaacaaaCAAAAACAAGTAGTTAGCTTATCCGAATCTTAGCTTATCAGAATCAAAGTAACTAAAAAGGGAGTTTTATTTGGCGACCTAAGATCTAATTGTAGAaagaatcaaaatcaaaagtaGCGGATAACTCTTTTTACCTGGATTCGATTACTAATTAAGAAGTCTCTATCAACAAGATAAAAACGAGTTCTTCCTTTCGTGAAATtaggaaaataaaacgaatttcaTCTTAcgtatataatcaaattcaaatatagaaaaatagatattg belongs to Apis cerana isolate GH-2021 unplaced genomic scaffold, AcerK_1.0 Chr0_AcerK, whole genome shotgun sequence and includes:
- the LOC133667548 gene encoding LOW QUALITY PROTEIN: uncharacterized protein LOC133667548 (The sequence of the model RefSeq protein was modified relative to this genomic sequence to represent the inferred CDS: inserted 3 bases in 3 codons), whose protein sequence is MIINPTTSGSGVSTLEKNLGRIIQIIGPVLDVAFPPGQMPNIYNALVVKGRDTVGQTINVTCEVQQLLGNNRVRAVAMSATDGLMRGMEVIDTGAPLSVPVGGATLGRIFNVLGEPVDNLGPVDTRTTFPIHRSAPAFIQLDTKLSIFETGIKVVDLLAPYRRXGKIGLFGGAGVGKTVLIMELINNIAKAHGGVSVXGGVGERTREGNDLYMEMKESGVINEENIAESKVALVYGQMNEPPGARMRVGLTALTMAEYFRDVNEQDVLLFIDNIFRFVQAGSEVSALLGRMPSAVGYQPTLSTEMGSLQERITSTKEGSITSIQAVYVPADDLTDPAPATTFAHLDATTVLSRGLAAKGIYPAVDPLDSTSTMLQPRIVGEEHYETAQRVKQTLQRYKELQDIIAILGLDELSEEDRLTVARARKIERFLSQPXFVAEVFTGSPGKYVGLAETIKGFQLILSGELDGLPEQAFYLVGNIDEATAKAMNLEMEKVKEIILSTNSGQIGVLPNHAPIATAVDIGILRIRLKDQWLTMALMGGFARIGNNEITVLVNDAEKGSDIDPQEAQQTLEIAEANLRKAEGKRQIIEANLALRRARTRVEAVNAIS
- the LOC133667568 gene encoding LOW QUALITY PROTEIN: uncharacterized protein LOC133667568 (The sequence of the model RefSeq protein was modified relative to this genomic sequence to represent the inferred CDS: inserted 1 base in 1 codon) — translated: MSPQTETKASVGFKAGVKEYKLTYYTPEYETKDTDILAAFRVTPQPGVPPEEAGXAVAAESSTGTWTTVWTDGLTSLDRYKGRCYHIEPVIGEKDQYICYVAYPLDLFEEGSVTNMFTSIVGNVFGFKALRALRLEDLRIPTAYIKTFQGPPHGIQVERDKLNKYGRPLLGCTIKPKLGLSAKNYGRAVYECLRGGLDFTKDDENVNSQPFMRWRDCFLFCAEAIYKAQAETGEIKGHYLNATAGTCEEMMKRAIFARELGVPIVMHDYLTGGFTANTSLAHYCRDNGLLLHIHRAMHAVIDRQKNHGMHFRVLAKALRLSGGDHIHAGTVVGKLEGERDITLGFVDLLRDDFVEKDRSRGIYFTQDWVSLPGVIPVASGGIHVWHMPALTEIFGDDSVLQFGGGTLGHPWGNAPGAVANRVALEACVQARNEGRDLATEGNAIIREACKWSPELAAACEVWKEIKFEFKAVDVLDPEK
- the LOC133667549 gene encoding LOW QUALITY PROTEIN: uncharacterized protein LOC133667549 (The sequence of the model RefSeq protein was modified relative to this genomic sequence to represent the inferred CDS: inserted 4 bases in 3 codons), encoding MAEGSIGMVLAPDYSDNKRKGKKIEKXMNSIEFPLLNRTAEISVISTTLNDLSNWSRLSSLWPLLYGTSCCFIEFASLIGSRFDFDRYGLVPRSSPRQADLILTAGTVTMKMXPSLVRLYEQMPEPKYVIAMGACTITGGMFSTDSYSTVRGVDKLIPVDVYLPGCPPKPEAVIDAITKLRKKISREIYENRIRSQQENRCFTTNHKFHVGRSIHTGNYDQRFLYQPPSTSEIPTENFFKYKXSVSSHELVN
- the LOC133667613 gene encoding uncharacterized protein LOC133667613, which translates into the protein MERWWFNSTVFKKELERGYGIKKLTHNLSPFENTSEIEDPNRKGRAKNIHSCRGRGNSSYSDVGRLFGIKDIRNFISDDTFLVRDSNGDKSSFSSYRNSSYMNNGSTNEDSLYNRYMYDTQSSWNNHITSCIDSYLQSQICIDTSIVSDSSDGYISRCVFDKRKTSSESGGPCGYHLKMSSSERIEVLIDPGTWDPMDEDMVSLDPIGFHSEEEPYKDRIDSYQRKTGLTEAVQTGVVYGGSMGSVVGEKITRLIEYATNQFLPLIIVCASGARMQEGSLSLMQMAKISSALFDYQSNKKLLYVSILTSPTTGGVTASFGMLGDIIIAEPNSYIAFAGKRVIEQTLNKTVPEGSQAAEYLFQKGLFDLIVPRNLLKSVL
- the LOC133667550 gene encoding uncharacterized protein LOC133667550 codes for the protein MQGRLSAWLVKHGIIHRSLGFDYQGIETLQIKPEDWHSIAVILYVYGYNYLRSQCAYDVAPGGLLASVYHLTRIEYGVDQPEEVCIKVFASRRNPRIPSVFWVWKSADFQERESYDMLGISYDNHPRLKRILMPESWIDGPCVRIIFPDFYEIQDAH